From a single Pigmentibacter ruber genomic region:
- a CDS encoding DEAD/DEAH box helicase has product MASNSFIDFVFSQFQGNNWQNGISIYRSGGIHNFQSFGELLSCRVKAGIGENYEVRLKIHAQGRFVQWMECTCQANRRRAEKCQHIAAFCIYLDQEKKSLLQKLNFTVGDSDSYLNSIQQNTLSPQKNENKKNLYSNEEKWDIINDAKQILESSNLENVFSSNVTELVSIDLDKEEPWLNAIVQIENTKKINYRFGVDDTCKLLFNEKYIEKSSDKVKKLITHNVVAKRYFNVKGNGKTGFTIEKYIAIIKDEKIIKKLSVSDLNQSFVGKSGLFIKKIGYIPYVDKMNNTQVSRWNEYPKVGIVSGDTAANLLENDFSRLKETADIVLNESLSKIKVYKKITIPEFTLSKSLDGSILVDAKFSSNLENEKNKLDNSGSLIQILKARAEGKQYLETEKGFIKITSELDWLKNKVQEDGQLKLSTLEFVKFHEQFGSESKVKGKPAVIEKIRAGLISRETLLLPSLKETNLKLRPYQEDGLRWLWWLYNNQLGGLLADEMGLGKTHQAMGLISSITHNEQNSISLIVCPTSVIDHWLDKMSKYIPNINSLCFHGPNRKNHLLKIEKNKTNHYAFVTSYGILLRDIQILMQFKWNLVILDEAHLVKNQSTRTYKAACKINSNMRLCLTGTPLENDLLELKNLFDYIAPNYLGTDNEFKKKYMITNEDIDPISDVELHRLIHPFKMRRNKMDVLTDLPEKVEDIRYCHLNTAQKRLYNEALNLKGKKIIDDLQNEKNPIPYIHIFSLISLLKQICNDPSIIDPQYSNIGSGKLQVFDELLSEALESKQKVVVFSQYAKMVHKLSERLTMQGIKHVTLTGQSVNRGNIVKEFQENNDVKVFIGSLLAGGTGIDLTSASVVIHFDRWWNAAKENQATDRIHRIGQIRNVQVYKLVTKGTLEERIDEIISRKKIIFERFIEQDEEVFKNLSREDLLQLLKAPVDNTEIDIQDDDSFEVYNI; this is encoded by the coding sequence AGAAAAAATCATTACTCCAAAAACTTAATTTTACAGTTGGAGATTCTGATTCATATCTAAATTCAATTCAACAAAATACTTTATCGCCTCAAAAAAATGAAAACAAGAAAAATCTTTATAGCAATGAAGAAAAATGGGATATAATTAATGATGCAAAACAAATTCTTGAAAGCAGTAATTTAGAAAATGTTTTTTCTTCAAATGTTACTGAACTTGTTTCCATTGATTTAGATAAAGAAGAACCATGGTTAAATGCAATTGTTCAAATTGAAAATACAAAAAAGATAAATTATCGATTTGGCGTTGATGATACTTGTAAACTTTTATTCAATGAAAAATATATTGAAAAATCTTCAGATAAAGTTAAAAAATTAATTACTCATAATGTAGTTGCAAAAAGGTACTTTAATGTTAAAGGAAATGGAAAAACTGGATTTACAATTGAAAAATATATAGCAATAATAAAAGATGAAAAAATTATTAAAAAGTTGTCAGTATCAGATTTAAACCAGTCTTTTGTTGGTAAATCTGGTTTATTTATTAAAAAAATTGGATATATACCATATGTAGATAAAATGAATAACACACAAGTATCTAGATGGAATGAATACCCTAAAGTAGGAATTGTTTCTGGAGATACTGCTGCTAATCTTTTAGAAAATGATTTTTCTCGATTAAAAGAAACAGCTGATATTGTTTTAAATGAAAGTTTATCTAAAATAAAAGTCTATAAGAAGATTACAATACCTGAATTCACTCTATCAAAATCATTAGATGGTTCTATATTAGTAGATGCGAAATTTAGTTCAAACTTAGAAAATGAAAAAAATAAATTAGATAATTCCGGATCATTAATCCAAATTCTTAAAGCCAGAGCTGAAGGAAAGCAATATTTAGAGACTGAAAAAGGATTTATTAAAATAACATCAGAACTTGATTGGTTAAAAAATAAAGTTCAAGAAGATGGCCAACTAAAATTATCGACATTAGAATTTGTGAAATTTCATGAGCAATTTGGCTCAGAAAGTAAAGTAAAGGGAAAGCCTGCTGTTATTGAAAAAATCCGCGCAGGATTAATTTCTAGAGAAACCTTATTATTACCTTCATTAAAAGAAACTAATTTGAAATTAAGACCATATCAAGAAGATGGGCTAAGGTGGCTATGGTGGTTATACAATAATCAACTGGGAGGATTATTAGCAGATGAAATGGGACTTGGAAAAACACATCAGGCTATGGGTTTAATCTCTAGTATTACACATAATGAACAAAACTCTATTTCTTTAATAGTTTGTCCAACAAGTGTTATTGATCATTGGCTTGACAAAATGTCAAAATATATTCCGAATATTAATAGCCTTTGTTTTCATGGTCCTAATAGAAAAAATCATTTATTAAAAATCGAAAAAAATAAGACCAATCACTACGCATTTGTAACAAGTTATGGCATTTTACTAAGAGATATTCAAATTCTAATGCAATTTAAATGGAATTTAGTAATTTTAGATGAAGCGCATTTAGTGAAAAATCAAAGCACTAGAACATACAAAGCAGCTTGCAAAATTAATAGCAACATGCGTTTATGTCTAACAGGTACTCCACTTGAAAATGATTTATTAGAATTAAAAAACTTATTTGATTATATAGCTCCTAATTATCTTGGAACTGACAATGAATTCAAAAAGAAATACATGATCACAAATGAAGATATTGACCCTATTTCAGATGTGGAACTACACAGATTAATACATCCATTTAAAATGCGAAGAAACAAAATGGACGTTCTAACTGATTTACCTGAAAAAGTTGAAGATATTCGCTATTGCCATTTAAATACTGCACAAAAGCGCTTATATAATGAAGCATTAAACTTAAAAGGGAAAAAAATTATTGATGATTTACAAAATGAAAAAAATCCTATCCCATATATTCATATTTTTAGTTTAATAAGCTTACTTAAGCAAATTTGTAACGATCCAAGTATAATAGATCCTCAATATAGCAATATAGGAAGTGGTAAATTACAAGTTTTTGATGAATTATTAAGTGAAGCCTTAGAAAGTAAACAAAAAGTTGTTGTTTTCTCTCAATACGCAAAAATGGTTCATAAACTATCTGAACGCCTCACTATGCAAGGAATTAAACATGTTACTTTAACAGGTCAATCGGTTAATAGAGGAAATATTGTTAAAGAGTTTCAAGAAAATAATGACGTCAAAGTGTTTATTGGTTCATTACTTGCAGGAGGAACTGGTATTGACCTAACGTCTGCCAGTGTTGTAATTCATTTTGATCGCTGGTGGAATGCTGCAAAAGAAAACCAAGCTACCGATAGAATTCATAGAATAGGTCAAATTAGAAACGTACAAGTCTATAAACTTGTAACTAAAGGTACATTAGAAGAAAGAATTGATGAAATTATCAGTAGGAAAAAAATTATATTTGAAAGATTTATAGAACAAGATGAAGAAGTATTTAAAAATCTTTCACGTGAAGATCTATTGCAACTTCTTAAAGCACCTGTTGATAATACAGAAATTGATATTCAAGATGATGATAGTTTTGAAGTATATAATATATAG